Proteins found in one Magnolia sinica isolate HGM2019 chromosome 5, MsV1, whole genome shotgun sequence genomic segment:
- the LOC131247184 gene encoding subtilisin-like protease SBT2.6, whose translation MGTGATELYFVFMNFDPEYERLRTDRTKQGAYELDLYLSNKHDELLASTLPTGTYKKRFSWVIVDGFAVEITDDQAEVLRSTKGVRVVEKNQELD comes from the exons ATGGGAACAGGTGCAACCGAACTATATTTCGTCTTCATGAACTTCGATCCCGAATATGAGCGTCTTCGCACCGACCG AACAAAACAAGGAGCATATGAGCTGGACCTGTACCTGAGCAACAAGCATGATGAGTTGCTTGCAAGCACACTCCCAACAGGCACTTACAAGAAGAGGTTTTCTTGGGTCATTGTGGATGGATTCGCCGTAGAAATCACTGATGATCAG GCTGAGGTGCTTAGATCTACAAAGGGAGTGAGAGTTGTAGAGAAGAACCAAGAGCTTGATTGA